One stretch of Phycisphaerales bacterium DNA includes these proteins:
- a CDS encoding protein arginine kinase, whose protein sequence is MAFDDLGAWLDVGPDSDVVVSSRVRIARNMACFPFVNRATQGQCQEIVALTRQALAECDLGNQPTNEMIWVDLNQASDRERMLLVERHLISRHHAETRASKAVAVARDESMSLMVNEEDHLRLQVLTAGLQFDQAFDRICQVEQGLESSLEYAFSPRWGYLTACPTNVGTGARFSVMMHLPGLLITREIERVKRSAKDLHLAVRGHYGEGSESTGDLFQISNQITLGQSEDELMAEFQQRVIPRIIDYERQARQMLLKKNPLLLDDRVHRALNILRSAHLLGVDEAMKYLSRVRLGIFLERITDIDPALINKLFLLLQPGHLSPEDETVGTEKLRARRATIVRQALRADEK, encoded by the coding sequence ATGGCGTTCGATGATCTTGGAGCATGGCTTGATGTTGGCCCAGACAGTGATGTCGTCGTCAGTAGCCGCGTACGGATAGCACGCAATATGGCCTGCTTCCCATTTGTCAACCGGGCCACACAAGGACAGTGCCAAGAAATTGTTGCACTCACGCGACAAGCACTCGCCGAATGTGACCTCGGCAATCAGCCAACCAATGAAATGATTTGGGTTGATCTTAATCAGGCCTCAGACCGTGAGCGAATGCTTCTGGTCGAACGCCACCTCATTTCCCGCCACCATGCAGAAACACGAGCGAGCAAAGCGGTTGCTGTTGCACGCGACGAATCCATGAGCCTCATGGTCAACGAAGAAGATCATCTTCGTTTACAAGTACTCACAGCAGGACTTCAATTTGATCAAGCCTTTGATCGCATATGCCAGGTAGAACAAGGCCTCGAGTCGTCACTGGAATATGCTTTCTCGCCACGCTGGGGCTACCTCACGGCATGCCCAACCAATGTGGGTACTGGCGCTCGCTTTTCTGTCATGATGCATTTGCCAGGACTCTTGATTACACGTGAGATTGAACGAGTCAAGCGATCTGCGAAGGATCTGCACTTGGCAGTCCGTGGCCATTACGGAGAAGGATCAGAGTCAACAGGCGATCTTTTCCAGATCAGTAATCAGATTACGCTTGGCCAATCGGAAGATGAACTGATGGCTGAATTCCAACAGCGTGTTATTCCTCGGATCATTGACTATGAACGACAAGCTCGACAAATGCTTTTGAAGAAGAATCCCCTTCTTCTTGATGACCGCGTCCATCGAGCCTTGAATATCTTGCGTTCCGCACACCTCCTCGGTGTTGACGAAGCAATGAAGTACCTCAGTCGTGTCAGACTGGGGATTTTCCTCGAACGCATCACCGATATTGATCCCGCCCTGATTAATAAACTGTTTCTTTTGCTACAGCCTGGACACCTCTCACCTGAAGATGAGACGGTCGGAACGGAGAAACTTCGAGCGCGACGAGCCACGATCGTCCGACAGGCACTGAGAGCGGATGAGAAGTAG
- a CDS encoding DUF1444 family protein — MTHMPREPEAFGEQVARILHRQYPDRSVEIAGPMDLILNGRHLSLSNLYRMVHSDPTRGVDIVENYLEKLIEGDTLGSLPLPLSVAKPRIMPRIQPTTIFEHLDREQVAHVPFVNDTCIVFVIDMPQMTVSLTIEQLMRWNLTPEEVDLIARQNLDTYTPRVSLKLFTTADGGRAATMTVQDGYDAARLLLNGLHEKLAPELSGDFYAAAPARDMLVAFSAGPPEFHNLLQSRIERDFRRLPYPITTDFFFVTRDGVAGTKRAA; from the coding sequence ATGACCCATATGCCGCGAGAACCAGAGGCCTTTGGAGAACAAGTGGCGCGGATTCTGCATCGTCAGTATCCCGATAGATCTGTAGAGATTGCTGGTCCAATGGACCTCATACTCAATGGTCGCCATCTGTCACTTAGTAATCTCTATCGAATGGTCCACAGCGATCCCACCCGTGGGGTGGATATTGTTGAGAACTATCTAGAGAAGCTCATTGAAGGTGATACGCTTGGGTCGCTCCCATTGCCTCTTTCTGTGGCAAAGCCGCGCATCATGCCGCGTATTCAACCAACGACTATCTTTGAACACCTTGATCGCGAGCAGGTTGCACATGTTCCGTTTGTGAACGACACATGCATCGTGTTTGTGATCGATATGCCGCAAATGACGGTTAGTCTGACCATCGAGCAGTTGATGCGTTGGAACCTAACACCAGAAGAGGTTGACCTTATTGCAAGGCAAAATCTTGATACCTATACACCACGCGTGAGCCTTAAGTTGTTTACAACAGCTGATGGTGGTCGTGCTGCGACCATGACGGTGCAAGATGGCTATGACGCAGCGCGTTTGTTGCTCAATGGTCTACATGAAAAACTGGCGCCTGAACTGTCCGGTGACTTTTATGCCGCGGCACCTGCCAGAGACATGTTGGTGGCATTTTCAGCTGGTCCGCCCGAGTTTCATAATTTGCTCCAATCTCGCATTGAGCGTGACTTCCGCCGGCTGCCTTATCCAATCACAACAGACTTCTTCTTCGTGACGCGCGATGGTGTAGCGGGCACAAAACGGGCGGCATAA
- a CDS encoding 4a-hydroxytetrahydrobiopterin dehydratase — protein MDRIDPEKVQAQVEVMTEWALNGEALQRTLSFADFQLAMDFVKKVAALAEQQQHHPDIMIRYNKVTLTVTTHDAGGLTDRDFRLAKSVDEITLQS, from the coding sequence ATGGATCGAATCGACCCCGAAAAAGTGCAAGCTCAGGTTGAGGTCATGACAGAATGGGCCCTCAATGGCGAAGCACTTCAGCGAACTTTGTCATTTGCCGACTTTCAACTGGCAATGGACTTTGTGAAGAAGGTGGCTGCGCTTGCCGAGCAACAACAGCATCATCCAGACATCATGATCCGATACAACAAAGTAACACTGACAGTGACGACGCATGATGCTGGTGGTCTGACAGACCGTGATTTTCGACTCGCGAAATCCGTCGACGAAATCACACTTCAATCATAA
- a CDS encoding UvrB/UvrC motif-containing protein — protein sequence MKCDKCDKPAVVHEVVIRGGEKRELHLCADHAMKEGIAMPQQQPIDQLLTKFVTSKSDSKHPSEQLSCDGCGLPFKEFRKRGILGCPDCYEIFVDQLEPLIMRAQNGACHHTGSIPSQAGASIDRQLSIRRLADELDSAVAAEQYERAAELRDQLDHMKLHGPDKED from the coding sequence ATGAAGTGCGACAAATGCGACAAACCAGCCGTGGTCCACGAAGTCGTCATTCGCGGGGGCGAAAAAAGAGAGCTCCATCTCTGCGCTGACCATGCCATGAAAGAGGGTATTGCGATGCCCCAACAGCAGCCCATCGATCAACTTCTTACAAAATTTGTGACCTCTAAGTCTGACTCAAAGCATCCCAGTGAACAACTTTCATGTGATGGCTGTGGACTCCCTTTCAAAGAATTCCGAAAACGTGGCATTCTTGGTTGTCCAGATTGCTACGAGATCTTTGTTGATCAATTAGAGCCACTGATTATGCGTGCACAAAATGGTGCCTGCCACCACACTGGAAGTATTCCCAGTCAAGCTGGCGCGAGTATTGATCGTCAACTGAGTATTCGCAGACTGGCAGATGAACTCGACTCTGCTGTCGCAGCAGAGCAATATGAGCGTGCCGCTGAATTACGAGATCAACTAGACCATATGAAGCTACACGGCCCAGATAAAGAGGACTGA
- a CDS encoding sulfotransferase: MNTQIDGQQAEQSPCSEMIAAPIFVSGLRKSGTSMTRLLFDGHPELFTYPTNEFHFFRYTDIKPLTSNRKPEIGPMEKRIESICNDQWFQSTSPRGREIALDSKVFKERICARLNQGLIQNDKGLFESLIASVVESTSYYQGQPLNEMRVVVKGVHQAEFLPELLSWFPNLKFIYVLRNPYGQLNSAINNMRHGKVEIKERVRIANDHRKLDKKHGYPFLGQRLLEMRNSYYFMKKWSRLYPENFRTVIYDRLLCDPETEMRSLSEWLGIEYHPCLLEVTENHGTPMKRDGWSVSGSHEAGKLSTEPLTAWKQQLAPGVMRLVTMQFRDILDEYEFKISNPKVSKWRRFDRAEDIRTWTANRFLFTNAAKRMLK; this comes from the coding sequence ATGAATACCCAAATTGATGGGCAACAAGCTGAACAATCGCCGTGTTCCGAAATGATTGCTGCACCAATCTTCGTATCTGGCCTTCGCAAGTCTGGAACTTCGATGACCCGGCTCCTGTTTGATGGGCATCCAGAATTATTCACCTATCCAACCAACGAGTTCCACTTCTTTCGATACACGGATATAAAACCACTTACAAGTAATAGAAAACCTGAGATCGGTCCGATGGAAAAACGGATTGAGTCGATCTGCAATGACCAGTGGTTTCAGAGTACGTCTCCGCGTGGCCGAGAGATAGCCTTGGATAGCAAGGTTTTTAAAGAACGAATCTGCGCGAGACTCAATCAAGGACTGATACAAAACGACAAGGGCTTGTTCGAGTCATTGATTGCCTCAGTCGTCGAGTCGACTTCCTACTATCAGGGACAACCTCTCAACGAGATGCGCGTAGTGGTCAAAGGCGTCCACCAAGCAGAGTTCCTACCAGAACTACTGTCATGGTTTCCCAACCTCAAGTTCATTTATGTTCTTCGTAATCCCTATGGACAGTTGAACTCGGCCATCAACAACATGCGGCATGGCAAAGTAGAAATCAAAGAGCGGGTTCGGATCGCCAATGACCATCGCAAACTAGACAAGAAGCATGGCTACCCATTTCTGGGCCAAAGGCTTCTTGAGATGCGCAACAGCTACTACTTCATGAAAAAGTGGTCCAGACTCTACCCGGAGAACTTTAGAACGGTGATCTATGATCGGCTGCTCTGTGATCCGGAAACGGAAATGCGATCGCTATCAGAATGGCTTGGGATTGAATATCACCCTTGCCTCCTTGAAGTCACGGAAAACCATGGGACACCGATGAAACGAGATGGCTGGTCAGTCTCCGGATCACATGAAGCTGGAAAACTGTCAACGGAGCCCCTGACCGCCTGGAAGCAACAACTCGCTCCAGGAGTGATGAGACTGGTCACCATGCAATTTAGAGATATTCTCGATGAATACGAATTCAAGATCAGCAATCCAAAGGTCTCCAAATGGCGGCGATTCGACCGAGCAGAAGACATCCGAACCTGGACTGCCAACAGGTTCCTCTTCACCAATGCTGCCAAGAGAATGCTGAAATGA
- the kdsA gene encoding 3-deoxy-8-phosphooctulonate synthase codes for MNSSFQLGPHFVGDAKPLLIIAGPCSLEAPELNLSIATSLRDLCDSLGLGYVFKASFDKANRTSDRSPRGVGFNDGLKELARIKQEAGVPICTDIHHPDQAQAAAEVADLLQIPAFLCRQTDLLNAAAETNAAINVKKGQFLSPAEMKNVRDKLDRAGARNIMLTERGTFFGYHRLVNDFIGVGDLMDLEVPVCFDVTHSTQLPGGGNNQTAGRPDRAALLMRAAVAAGVHALFIECHPRPKEAISDADTMQPMAAMPELLASAVAIRSALESTPC; via the coding sequence ATGAACAGTTCATTTCAACTCGGCCCTCACTTCGTCGGCGACGCAAAGCCCCTGCTGATCATTGCTGGGCCATGTAGCCTTGAAGCTCCCGAACTTAATCTCAGTATTGCAACAAGTCTCAGAGATCTGTGCGACTCACTCGGCCTGGGGTATGTTTTTAAGGCCAGCTTCGATAAAGCCAACCGCACAAGTGATCGCTCACCTCGCGGTGTTGGCTTCAATGATGGCCTCAAAGAACTCGCAAGAATCAAGCAAGAAGCAGGCGTGCCTATTTGCACTGATATTCATCATCCCGACCAAGCTCAGGCTGCCGCAGAAGTCGCCGATCTTTTGCAGATTCCTGCATTCCTCTGTCGCCAAACGGATCTTTTAAATGCGGCCGCGGAAACAAATGCCGCGATCAATGTTAAAAAAGGCCAGTTCCTTTCCCCCGCAGAGATGAAAAACGTCAGAGATAAACTTGATCGCGCCGGCGCTCGCAACATCATGTTGACTGAACGAGGCACGTTCTTCGGTTACCACCGGCTCGTCAATGACTTTATTGGTGTTGGCGATCTTATGGATTTGGAGGTGCCCGTCTGCTTCGACGTCACGCACTCCACCCAGCTCCCCGGGGGCGGCAATAATCAAACTGCCGGACGACCTGATCGGGCGGCACTGCTGATGAGAGCGGCTGTGGCCGCTGGCGTCCATGCACTGTTTATTGAATGCCACCCCAGACCGAAAGAGGCAATCTCAGACGCAGACACGATGCAGCCGATGGCGGCAATGCCCGAGCTCCTCGCGAGCGCCGTGGCGATTCGATCGGCACTGGAATCAACCCCCTGCTAA
- a CDS encoding glutamate--tRNA ligase family protein has product MTKPRTRLAPSPTGALHLGNARTFLINWALAKQRNWTVALRVEDLDTPRTKLGADQQAIDMLHWLGMTGLEPPIVQSAQLEPYQTAMRTLADQRLIFRCDLTRREIEMAASAPQEGEITGQCENRFPPSLRPTDPAAYQFDPDCRSNYRFVTNEKPIKFHDQIHGPQKINTAADVGDFVVWTQRQQPAYQLAVVVDDIRQGVTDVVRGDDLLSSVARQTLIYQALDAPPPKWWHVPLVVGPDGRRLAKRHGDSRLITYRRAGVCPERIIGLIASYSGICPDPVPMCLEEFTRTFSFDRLPTQQVTFTEESHRWLLADSLPS; this is encoded by the coding sequence ATGACAAAACCCCGCACCAGATTAGCTCCCTCACCCACCGGCGCACTCCATTTGGGAAATGCCCGCACTTTCTTGATTAATTGGGCATTGGCCAAGCAAAGGAACTGGACGGTTGCACTGCGAGTTGAAGATCTTGATACGCCTCGCACCAAACTCGGTGCTGACCAGCAAGCCATCGATATGCTTCATTGGTTGGGTATGACGGGCCTTGAGCCACCAATCGTCCAATCGGCACAGCTGGAACCCTATCAAACCGCCATGAGGACGCTTGCAGACCAACGGCTCATCTTCCGTTGCGATCTGACGCGACGTGAAATCGAAATGGCCGCATCAGCGCCTCAAGAAGGTGAGATCACTGGACAGTGCGAGAATCGTTTTCCCCCCAGCCTACGGCCGACTGATCCTGCTGCGTACCAATTCGATCCTGACTGCCGATCAAACTACAGATTTGTGACAAATGAAAAACCAATCAAGTTTCATGATCAAATTCACGGCCCCCAGAAAATCAATACCGCTGCTGATGTGGGCGACTTCGTTGTTTGGACACAACGCCAACAACCCGCCTACCAGCTCGCTGTGGTTGTTGATGACATTAGACAGGGTGTTACAGATGTGGTTCGCGGCGATGACCTCCTGTCGTCAGTCGCTCGACAGACCCTGATCTATCAGGCACTGGACGCACCGCCTCCAAAATGGTGGCACGTACCACTTGTGGTTGGCCCCGATGGAAGACGGCTCGCAAAAAGGCATGGTGACTCTCGACTGATCACCTATCGCAGGGCAGGCGTCTGCCCAGAACGAATCATCGGTCTCATTGCGTCATATAGTGGCATCTGCCCAGATCCGGTGCCGATGTGCCTGGAAGAATTCACACGCACTTTTTCATTCGATAGACTTCCTACTCAACAGGTTACATTTACCGAGGAGAGTCACCGATGGTTGCTTGCCGATTCTTTACCTTCTTGA
- a CDS encoding aminodeoxychorismate/anthranilate synthase component II, which yields MLLIIDNYDSFTYNLVQRLGELDQGLEIVVYRNDKISVAQAKDLQPTHLVISPGPCTPADTGVCPQMIAEFRGKIPILGVCLGHQTIAAEHGMRVDRHDVLMHGKTSLVHHDGKGLYRGLSNPFEATRYHSLIVDPQTLTGPFERSAWTETGEIMGLRWTGSGHELAPMDGVQFHPESFLTVEGPQLLGNFIGMTESVEPSSDRKMSPPAT from the coding sequence ATGCTGCTGATTATCGATAACTATGATTCGTTTACGTACAACCTAGTCCAGCGCCTCGGCGAATTGGATCAGGGGTTAGAAATCGTCGTGTACCGCAACGACAAAATTTCAGTTGCGCAAGCGAAAGATCTACAGCCGACACATCTCGTGATATCGCCAGGGCCATGTACACCAGCAGATACGGGCGTATGTCCTCAAATGATTGCGGAATTCAGAGGGAAGATTCCAATTCTGGGTGTTTGTCTTGGTCATCAGACCATCGCTGCAGAACATGGCATGCGGGTTGATCGGCATGACGTTCTGATGCATGGCAAGACTTCATTGGTTCATCATGATGGTAAGGGGTTGTATCGCGGATTAAGTAATCCTTTTGAGGCGACCCGATATCATTCTTTGATTGTGGATCCACAGACACTGACAGGCCCATTCGAGCGCAGTGCTTGGACTGAAACAGGCGAGATCATGGGGTTACGCTGGACGGGATCAGGTCACGAATTGGCACCGATGGATGGCGTTCAGTTTCATCCAGAGAGCTTTTTGACCGTTGAGGGGCCTCAGTTGCTGGGCAACTTTATAGGTATGACTGAATCTGTAGAGCCATCTAGTGACAGAAAGATGTCCCCCCCTGCGACTTAA
- a CDS encoding DUF192 domain-containing protein, whose translation MVACRFFTFLISLTVMQLTCSNQVADPDQERIVLAGEIFDLAVADDFFERNQGLMGVQEIERNGGMIFIFPDIEIRNFWMGHCITDMDIVFLDGRGRVTAIHTMKAQDPKFDHESDSQYRNRLGTYSSRFPAQFAIELAPGRAAELGLTFNDRLDIDLDHLKSRVR comes from the coding sequence ATGGTTGCTTGCCGATTCTTTACCTTCTTGATTTCACTCACTGTCATGCAACTGACCTGCAGCAATCAAGTCGCCGATCCTGACCAAGAGCGCATTGTCCTCGCCGGTGAAATCTTTGACCTCGCTGTTGCTGATGATTTCTTTGAACGAAATCAGGGATTGATGGGCGTCCAAGAAATAGAACGAAATGGTGGCATGATCTTCATTTTCCCAGATATTGAGATCCGCAACTTCTGGATGGGTCACTGTATTACGGATATGGACATTGTCTTTCTGGATGGACGTGGCCGTGTCACCGCAATTCATACCATGAAGGCACAAGACCCAAAATTTGATCATGAGTCCGATAGCCAATATCGGAACCGACTTGGAACCTATTCGAGCCGGTTTCCAGCACAGTTTGCCATTGAACTCGCCCCTGGTAGAGCGGCCGAATTAGGGCTTACTTTCAATGATCGCCTAGATATCGACTTAGATCACCTTAAGAGCCGGGTCCGTTAG
- a CDS encoding PP2C family protein-serine/threonine phosphatase produces the protein MTMACMRGLRMGTPVILINYADRLKIEAKAMVHALRAAWPGMQVPQFRLQAQSKPVSKLTFDSVSVAIVFGIDSQHQTAASLLMHCQSDLRPTIVIADTVENELRHWNPLILNQSTTAEVLSGVINALLHVAKQNDWIAGALNDSRNVQMGLTGEIQRLHDELALAATVQHELMPHQLPTVDGTEFDVLWRPAEFVSGDVYDVRQLDKNHVGLLLADAIGHGVPAAILAMTISRSLITHCPETRKILSPGQVLAHLNQKLLERCSAEHRFATAVYGVLDVRTNVICIASAGHPPPLHLSSDGQMEMIETSGGLLGVFDQETFQERTIAMKINDRLLIYSDGVESALNTAQGTDWSGLLPLQDAMSTIMTAQKLMDKPNPAAHCHDDITLLCLKVRPKSQVQNNQPRLPLHKAA, from the coding sequence ATGACAATGGCATGCATGCGGGGCCTACGGATGGGGACGCCAGTCATTCTGATTAATTACGCTGATCGCCTGAAGATAGAGGCGAAGGCGATGGTCCATGCACTACGAGCTGCATGGCCTGGCATGCAAGTGCCTCAGTTCCGATTGCAGGCTCAGTCCAAACCAGTAAGCAAATTGACCTTTGATTCGGTGTCAGTGGCCATTGTCTTTGGCATCGACAGCCAGCACCAGACAGCGGCAAGCCTCTTGATGCATTGCCAAAGCGATCTTCGACCAACAATTGTGATCGCTGACACAGTGGAAAATGAACTCCGACACTGGAATCCGCTGATACTCAACCAATCAACCACTGCCGAAGTTCTGAGCGGTGTGATCAATGCCTTACTTCATGTGGCGAAACAAAATGATTGGATTGCTGGCGCACTGAATGACTCCAGAAACGTTCAAATGGGACTCACGGGCGAGATACAAAGGCTTCATGACGAGCTGGCATTAGCTGCCACCGTGCAACATGAACTCATGCCACACCAGCTACCAACAGTGGACGGCACTGAGTTTGATGTCCTTTGGCGCCCAGCTGAATTTGTCTCTGGCGATGTCTATGACGTCCGTCAGCTTGATAAAAACCACGTGGGCCTTTTGCTTGCCGATGCCATCGGACACGGTGTCCCTGCAGCAATTCTTGCCATGACCATTTCTCGCAGTCTGATCACGCATTGCCCAGAGACACGCAAGATACTCTCGCCTGGGCAGGTGCTCGCTCATCTCAACCAGAAATTACTTGAGCGATGCAGTGCTGAACATCGGTTTGCAACTGCGGTGTATGGCGTCTTGGACGTACGAACCAACGTCATTTGTATTGCTTCCGCAGGCCACCCACCCCCTCTTCACCTCTCCAGCGATGGCCAAATGGAGATGATCGAAACCTCAGGTGGCTTGCTAGGCGTCTTTGATCAGGAGACTTTCCAAGAGCGCACCATTGCGATGAAAATCAATGATCGCCTCCTCATTTATTCTGATGGTGTCGAATCTGCACTGAACACAGCTCAGGGAACAGATTGGTCTGGATTACTACCATTGCAGGATGCAATGTCGACCATCATGACCGCGCAGAAACTGATGGATAAACCGAATCCTGCAGCACATTGCCATGATGACATTACGCTGCTTTGTTTGAAGGTCAGACCAAAGAGCCAGGTTCAGAACAATCAACCGCGGCTCCCTTTGCACAAAGCTGCCTGA